The following proteins are encoded in a genomic region of Gavia stellata isolate bGavSte3 unplaced genomic scaffold, bGavSte3.hap2 HAP2_SCAFFOLD_42, whole genome shotgun sequence:
- the LOC132321466 gene encoding LOW QUALITY PROTEIN: olfactory receptor 8A1-like (The sequence of the model RefSeq protein was modified relative to this genomic sequence to represent the inferred CDS: substituted 2 bases at 2 genomic stop codons) has translation MSTPKGILSSTLFLLDTRWSTQACVDAIVETTAESTADAKSGAGTIRDVGAAADTDCITNAFADAEAIADTDPTADILRVLTGNLLEKLVAPGSDQCTLRWVSFLTGGEKKVLQHFIEKEEWDTWTSPVEFLLLLGLSNVPKLQAPLFLLSLGIYIVTVFVNILIVVLVLADGHLHTPMSVFLGNFSSVEICYTSTILPRLLASFLARDRTISAQGCMEQLFFFGCFAGTECYLLATMSXDRYLAICQALLXASLMNWKLCLQLAAGSWLAALLMSTIVTGLFSRLQFCAPNATDHFFCGFAPLLELACSDTTVLRLVTFRVCFLDVVFPFGLTLVSYICTRVAVLRIPTTMGRQKAFSTCSSHLIVVTVFYGTLVVVYMTPRTASLRQLHKVLSFFYTILTPLVNPLLYSLRNREVEGALGNALRKTVAYLDSSH, from the exons ATGTCCACACCCAAGGGCATTTTGAGCAGCACCTTGTTTTTGCTGGACACCAG GTGGTCTACACAAGCCTGTGTAGATGCCATTGTAGAAACCACTGCAGAGAGCACTGCTGATGCAAAGTCAGGTGCAGGTACAATAAGGGATGTAGGAGCCGCTGCAGACACTGACTGCATTACAAATGCCTTTGCCGATGCGGAGGCCATTGCAGATACTGATCCCACGGCAGAtatcttgagggtgctcacagg TaatctcctggagaagctggtggctcctGGCTCAGACCagtgcactcttcgctgg GTTTCCTTCCTGacaggtggggaaaagaaagtcCTGCAGCACTTCATAGAGAAAGAAGAATGGGACACGTGGACATCACCAGTggagttcctcctcctgctgggaCTGAGTAATGTCCCCAAGCTTCAGGcacctctctttctcctctccctcggGATCTACATCGTGACGGTGTTTGTTAACATCCTCATTGttgtgctggtgctggcagaTGGGCATCTTCACACTCCCATGTCCGTCTTCCTGGGGAATTTCTCCAGTGTGGAAATCTGCTACACCTCCACtatcctgcccaggctgctggccAGCTTCCTAGCCAGGGACAGAACCATTTCTGCTCAAGGCTGCATGGaacagctctttttctttggctgttttGCAGGTACCGAGTGCTATCTGCTGGCCACCATGTCCTAGGATCGCTACTTGGCCATCTGTCAAGCCCTGCTCTAGGCAAGCCTCATGAACTGGAAGCTCTGTCTCCAGCTGGCGGCTGGGTCTTGGCTAGCAGCATTGCTCATGTCTACCATAGTCACCGGCCTCTTTTCCAGGTTACAGTTCTGTGCTCCCAATGCCACTGATCActtcttctgtggttttgccCCATTGCTAGAGCTTGCCTGCAGTGACACCACGGTGCTTAGGCTGGTTACTTTCAGAGTCTGCTTTCTGGATGTAGTCTTCCCATTTGGACTCACACTGGTATCCTACATCTGCACCAGAGTTGCAGTCCTGAGGATCCCAACCACcatggggaggcagaaggcCTTCTCCACCTGCTCCTCTCACCTCATCGTGGTGACTGTTTTCTATGGCACCCTCGTCGTTGTCTATATGACACCCAGGACAGCCTCCCTGAGGCAGCTCCATAaagtcctctcctttttctacaccATCCTCACGCCCCTGGTCAATCCACTCCTGTACAGCCTGCGGAACAGGGAGGTCGAGGGGGCTCTTGGAAATGCACTCAGAAAAACTGTGGCCTACCTCGACAGCTCACACTAG
- the LOC132321467 gene encoding olfactory receptor 14A16-like yields the protein MSNSSSITQFLLLAFTDTRELQLLHFCLFLGIYLAALLGNGLIITAIACDHHLHSPMYFFLLNLSLLDLGSISTTVPKAMANSLWDTRAISYAACAAQVFLFVLFMSAEFYLLTIMAYDRYIAICKPLHYGTLLGSTACVHMAAGAWGSGLLNAVLHTANTFSLPLCQGNLVNQFFCEIPQILKFSCSDAYLREVGLIVVSACFGFGCFVFIVLSYVQILRAVLRIPSEQGRHKAFSMCLPHLAVASLFLSTIVFSYLKPPSISSPSLDLVMAVLYSVMPPAVNPLIYSMRNQELKEALWKPIQWTFLHQQ from the coding sequence atgtccaacagcagctccatcacccagttcctcctcctggcattcacagacacacgggagctgcagctcttgcacttctgcctcttcctgggcatctacctggctgccctcctgggcaatggcctcatcatcaccgccatagcctgcgaccaccacctccacagccccatgtacttcttcctcctcaacctctcactgcttgacctgggctccatctccaccactgtccccaaagccatggccaattccctctgggacaccagggccatttCCTATGCAGCATGTGCTGCCcaggtctttctgtttgtccttttcatgtcagcagagttttatcttctcaccatcatggcctatgaccgctacattgccatctgcaaacccctgcactacgggaccctcctgggcagcacagcttgtgtccacatggcagcaggtgcctggggcagtgggttgctcaatgctgtgctgcacacagccaatacattttcactaccactctgccaaggcaatcTTGTAAACCAGTTCTTTTGTGAAattccccagatcctcaagtTCTCCTGCTCAGACGCCTACCTCAGGGAGGTTGGGCTTATTGTGGTTAgtgcttgttttggttttgggtgttttgttttcattgtgctgtcctatgtgcagatcttgagggctgtgctgaggatcccctctgagcagggacggcacaaagccttttccatgtgcctccctcacctggccgtTGCCTCCCTGTTCCTCAGCACCATCGTGTTttcctacctgaagcccccctccatctcctccccatccctggaccttGTGATGGCGGTTCTGTACTCGGTgatgcctccagcagtgaaccccctcatctacagcatgaggaaccaggagctgaaggaggcccTATGGAAACCGATCCAATGGACATTTCTCCATCAACAATAA
- the LOC132321468 gene encoding olfactory receptor 14C36-like, whose amino-acid sequence MSNSSSITQFILLAFADTRELQLLHFCLFLGIYLAALLGNGLIITAIACDHHLHTPMYFFLLNLSVIDLGSISTTVPKAMANSLWDTRAISFAGCAAQVFLFVLFMSAEFYLLTIMAYDRYIAICKPLHYGTLLGSRACVKMAAAAWGSIFFYAVLHTANTFSLPLCPGNALDQFFCEIPQILKLSCSDAYLREVGFIVVSACFSFGCFVFIVLSYVQILRTVLRIPSEQGRHKAISTCLPHLAVVSLFISTIMFAHLKPPSISSLSLDLVMAVLYSVVPPAVNPLIYSMRNQELKDALRKLMTGCFSEVAMNCPSSSAYHLSHNSLHAQTLFATFISAALDRLIASAPDCSLPVILDCDLKSAGAIMEVLWSLEKADVKPLFKKGRDED is encoded by the exons atgtccaacagcagctccatcacccagttcatcctcctggcattcgcagatacgcgggagctgcagctcttgcacttctgcctcttcctgggcatctacctggctgccctcctgggcaatggcctcatcatcaccgccatagcctgcgaccaccacctccacacccccatgtacttcttccttctCAACCTTTCTGTcatcgacctgggctccatctccaccactgtccccaaagccatggccaattccctctgggacaccagggccatctcctttgcaggatgtgctgctcaagtctttctgtttgtccttTTCATGTCAGCAGAGTTTTATCTTCTCACCATCATGGCCTACgaccgctacattgccatctgcaaacccctgcactatgggaccctcctgggcagcagagcttgtgtgaaaatggcagcagctgcctggggcagtatttttttctatgctgtgctgcacacagccaatacattttcactacctcTCTGCCCAGGTAATGccttggaccagttcttctgtgaaattccacagatcctcaagctctcctgctcagatgcctacctcagggaagttgggtTTATTGTGGTTAGTGCTTGTTTtagttttgggtgttttgttttcattgtgctgtcctatgtgcagatcttgaggaccgtgctgaggatcccctcagagcagggacggcacaaagccaTTTCCAcatgcctccctcacctggctgtggtctccctgttcATCAGCACTATCATGTTTGCCCACCtaaagcccccctccatctcctccctaTCCCTGGACCTGGTGATGGcagttctgtactcggtggtgcctccagcagtgaaccccctcatctacagcatgaggaaccaggagctcaaggatgccctaAGGAAACTGATGACTGGTTGCTTTTCAGAAGTAGCAATGAACTGCCCATCTTCTTCTGCATATCACTTGTCACATAACTCATTACATGCCCAGACTCTCTTTG cTACATTCATCTCAGCTGCCTTGGACAGGCTCATTGCAAGTGCTCCTGACTGCTCCTTGCCTGTGATTCTGGATTGTGACCTCAAAAGTGCCGGAGCAATCATGGAGGTTCTGTGGTCCTTGGAAAAAGCAGACGTCAAACccctcttcaagaagggcagggATGAGGATTGA